A single genomic interval of Syngnathoides biaculeatus isolate LvHL_M chromosome 1, ASM1980259v1, whole genome shotgun sequence harbors:
- the dpm3 gene encoding dolichol-phosphate mannosyltransferase subunit 3, whose amino-acid sequence MTKLLEWLCGVSAVLVAWVLVAFDPLDLSVPRTYREVAWPMPLYLLVSFGCFSLATVGYRVATFNDCHEAAEELQAQIKEAKKDLRKKGLKI is encoded by the coding sequence ATGACCAAACTCCTGGAGTGGCTGTGCGGCGTGTCGGCGGTGCTGGTCGCCTGGGTGCTGGTGGCCTTCGACCCGCTGGACCTGAGCGTGCCCCGCACGTACCGGGAAGTGGCCTGGCCAATGCCGCTCTACCTGCTGGTGTCGTTCGGCTGCTTCTCCCTGGCCACGGTGGGCTACCGGGTGGCCACCTTTAACGACTGCCATGAGGCGGCCGAGGAGCTTCAGGCCCAAATCAAGGAGGCCAAAAAGGACTTAAGGAAGAAAGGCTTGAAGATTTAG